One window of the Zea mays cultivar B73 chromosome 3, Zm-B73-REFERENCE-NAM-5.0, whole genome shotgun sequence genome contains the following:
- the LOC103651440 gene encoding extensin-like precursor encodes MGGRRSSSVAPAAVLALAAVTIAIAAAAAAEGEVKCGGCSPCGGADCPVLYPSPPPPALPPPPPYYYYSPPPPATTYPGDSSYCPPPPGAYIQIGSTPPGKGPLYPQDPGFMPSGAPARAAPLALAVALAALAFFL; translated from the coding sequence ATGGGAGGACGAAGGTCATCATCAGTGGCTCCAGCGGCCGTCCTCGCGCTGGCGGCGGTGACCATCGCCATCGCGGCCGCTGCGGCGGCCGAGGGGGAGGTGAAGTGCGGCGGGTGCTCCCCGTGCGGCGGCGCCGACTGCCCGGTGCTGtacccgtcgccgccgccgcccgcgctGCCTCCCCCGCCGCCGTACTACTACTACAGCCCTCCGCCGCCGGCCACCACCTACCCCGGGGACTCGTCGTACTGCCCGCCGCCGCCCGGCGCGTACATCCAGATCGGGAGCACGCCGCCGGGGAAGGGCCCGCTGTACCCGCAGGACCCGGGGTTCATGCCGTCCGGCGCGCCGGCCCGCGCCGCGCCGCTCGCGCTCGCGGTCGCGCTCGCCGCGTTGGCCTTCTTCTTGTGA